From a single Streptomyces sp. NBC_00377 genomic region:
- a CDS encoding thiolase domain-containing protein: protein MSKEPVAVVGIGQTKHVAARRDVSIAGLVREAALSALTDAELTWADIDAVVIGKAPDFFEGVMMPELYLADALGAVGKPMLRVHTAGSVGGSTALVAANLVAARVHGTVLTLAFEKQSESNAMWGLSLPIPFQQPLLAGAGGFFAPHVRAYMRRSGAPDTVGSLVAYKDRRNALKNPYAHLHEHDITLEKVQASPMLWDPIRYSETCPSSDGACAMILTDRAGAARAPRPPAWMLGGAMRSEPTLFAGKDAVSPQAGKDCAADVYRQAGVTDPRRDIDAVEMYVPFSWYEPMWLENLGFADEGEGWKLTEAGVTELDGDLPVNMSGGVLSTNPIGASGMIRFAEAALQVRGQAGEHQVERAGKVLGHAYGGGSQFFAMWLVGARPPQS from the coding sequence ATGAGCAAGGAGCCCGTAGCCGTCGTCGGCATCGGCCAGACCAAGCACGTCGCGGCCCGCCGGGACGTCTCGATCGCCGGACTCGTCCGGGAGGCGGCCCTGAGCGCCCTGACCGACGCGGAGCTGACCTGGGCCGACATCGACGCCGTCGTCATCGGCAAGGCCCCCGACTTCTTCGAGGGCGTCATGATGCCCGAGCTGTACCTCGCCGACGCACTCGGCGCGGTGGGCAAGCCGATGCTGCGCGTCCACACGGCCGGCTCCGTCGGCGGGTCCACCGCCCTCGTCGCCGCGAACCTCGTCGCGGCCCGCGTCCACGGCACCGTGCTGACCCTCGCCTTCGAGAAGCAGTCCGAGTCCAACGCCATGTGGGGGCTGTCCCTGCCCATCCCCTTCCAGCAGCCCCTGCTCGCCGGGGCGGGCGGCTTCTTCGCCCCGCACGTACGGGCGTACATGCGGCGCAGCGGCGCCCCCGACACCGTCGGCTCGCTGGTGGCGTACAAGGACCGGCGCAACGCGCTGAAGAACCCCTACGCCCATCTCCACGAGCACGACATCACGCTGGAGAAGGTCCAGGCATCGCCCATGCTCTGGGACCCGATCCGCTACTCGGAGACCTGCCCCTCCTCCGACGGCGCCTGCGCGATGATCCTCACCGACCGGGCCGGAGCCGCCCGGGCCCCCCGGCCGCCCGCCTGGATGCTCGGTGGAGCGATGCGCAGCGAACCGACTCTCTTCGCCGGCAAGGACGCCGTGTCGCCGCAGGCCGGCAAGGACTGCGCCGCCGACGTCTACCGGCAGGCGGGCGTCACCGACCCGCGCCGGGACATCGACGCCGTCGAGATGTACGTCCCGTTCTCCTGGTACGAGCCCATGTGGCTGGAGAACCTCGGCTTCGCCGACGAGGGCGAGGGCTGGAAGCTGACCGAGGCCGGGGTGACGGAGCTGGACGGCGACCTGCCCGTCAACATGTCGGGAGGCGTCCTGTCCACCAACCCCATCGGCGCCTCCGGCATGATCCGCTTCGCGGAGGCGGCGCTCCAGGTGCGGGGTCAGGCCGGGGAACACCAGGTGGAGCGGGCCGGGAAGGTCCTCGGACACGCCTACGGCGGCGGCTCGCAGTTCTTCGCCATGTGGCTCGTGGGAGCGCGGCCACCGCAGTCCTGA
- a CDS encoding DUF397 domain-containing protein, whose protein sequence is MAESTIQQQPLTGWDKPELDLSSAEWQSTSRGRGDVQIAFVEGFIAMRNSGRPQSPSLIFTPAEWGAFVSGAREGEFDLT, encoded by the coding sequence GTGGCCGAGAGCACCATCCAGCAGCAGCCGCTCACGGGCTGGGACAAGCCGGAGCTGGACCTCAGCAGCGCCGAGTGGCAGTCCACGAGCCGGGGGCGGGGGGATGTCCAGATCGCCTTCGTCGAGGGTTTCATCGCGATGCGCAACAGTGGCCGTCCCCAGAGCCCTTCCCTGATCTTCACGCCCGCCGAGTGGGGCGCGTTCGTGTCGGGGGCACGGGAGGGGGAGTTCGACCTGACCTGA